A genomic segment from Polyangium mundeleinium encodes:
- a CDS encoding restriction endonuclease, producing the protein MPRYWVMRVDHRGAKDFLWNELKAGRLRQGWGYREDQNLETIAARKRKDAGITDEQQAAWRGNRRMLGAEPDSIQKGDVILVAHLPNDRHWSIVRVVGPYRFQIPKAPKDYGHILPVELLSEERPVGFQAKGVAAGLRQTMRNLSRLWNIDHLGEHVEQILKGLEEPTGRGGDDEGDRLVALLGELEVAGWERFKFHFQGAEFEAPCVRLLETLYGEGNVEHTGGKNENGADAICTYRDPLGVPHRVAVQIKMWSWDTDWTRPLQQIKKACQSYEGITSGVILSTSERVTPGFETARTELQKELGLPVRVVLRRELLRLFIHHLPKLVSMEAEPEPDR; encoded by the coding sequence ATGCCGCGCTACTGGGTCATGCGGGTCGATCACCGGGGAGCAAAGGACTTCCTCTGGAACGAGCTGAAGGCGGGCCGCCTCCGCCAGGGCTGGGGCTACCGCGAGGACCAGAACCTCGAAACGATCGCCGCCCGCAAGAGGAAGGACGCGGGCATCACCGACGAGCAGCAGGCCGCTTGGCGTGGGAACCGCCGGATGCTCGGAGCCGAGCCCGACAGCATCCAGAAGGGCGACGTTATCCTCGTCGCGCACCTCCCCAATGACCGGCACTGGTCAATCGTGCGCGTGGTGGGTCCGTACCGCTTCCAGATCCCCAAGGCGCCGAAGGACTACGGGCACATCCTGCCCGTCGAGCTGCTCTCGGAGGAGCGCCCCGTCGGCTTCCAGGCGAAGGGGGTCGCGGCCGGGCTGCGGCAGACGATGCGCAACTTGTCGCGCCTCTGGAACATCGACCACCTCGGGGAGCACGTCGAGCAGATCCTGAAAGGTCTTGAGGAGCCCACCGGTCGGGGTGGCGACGATGAAGGGGACCGGCTTGTAGCGCTCCTTGGGGAGCTCGAGGTCGCCGGCTGGGAGCGGTTCAAGTTCCACTTCCAGGGGGCTGAGTTCGAGGCCCCCTGCGTGCGGCTCCTCGAAACGCTCTACGGCGAGGGAAACGTCGAGCACACGGGGGGCAAGAACGAGAACGGCGCCGACGCGATCTGCACGTATCGCGATCCTCTCGGGGTGCCCCACCGGGTCGCTGTGCAAATCAAGATGTGGTCGTGGGACACCGACTGGACGCGACCGCTCCAGCAGATCAAGAAGGCGTGCCAGTCGTACGAGGGGATCACGTCAGGGGTGATCCTTTCGACGTCGGAGCGCGTCACGCCGGGCTTCGAGACAGCGCGCACGGAGCTCCAGAAGGAGCTCGGCCTCCCAGTGCGAGTCGTCCTCCGGCGGGAGCTGCTCCGGCTCTTCATCCATCACCTGCCGAAGCTCGTCTCCATGGAGGCCGAGCCCGAGCCAGACCGGTAG
- a CDS encoding helix-turn-helix domain-containing protein, which produces MSKTDATPKLGALLRESRQKRGMSLRQFGERLQKEDGSSLSPQYLNDIEHGRRNPPDDCILKQMAEVLGLDVQVLLAMAGREPPEVTEYLVEMPEQGQTIGKLFRKARESGFKDWDSLLLEIERRTR; this is translated from the coding sequence GTGAGTAAGACAGACGCAACCCCCAAGCTCGGCGCCCTTCTCCGCGAGTCCCGGCAGAAGCGGGGCATGAGCCTGCGGCAGTTCGGCGAACGCTTACAGAAAGAGGATGGGTCGTCGCTATCCCCACAATATCTCAACGACATTGAGCACGGACGTAGGAATCCGCCGGATGACTGCATCCTCAAACAGATGGCAGAGGTATTGGGCTTGGATGTGCAGGTGCTCCTGGCCATGGCAGGAAGAGAACCGCCGGAGGTAACAGAATACCTGGTCGAGATGCCTGAGCAGGGTCAAACGATAGGGAAACTTTTTCGTAAAGCGCGGGAGAGCGGCTTCAAAGATTGGGATTCACTTCTGCTCGAGATCGAGAGGCGTACGCGATGA
- a CDS encoding ImmA/IrrE family metallo-endopeptidase, whose amino-acid sequence MRWISCHTGAFPKRLYFENLSELDRECERLLADVYYRKFGKEFTPPLDDDSLQVLVEEYADVDLYATLPRSVEGETEFRPGQRPLVKISESLSSNEQRRNRMRTTIAHEWFHAVYHRYAWELRWARARVRTGQEESGGSCHEDTIIGAPEDNWTEFQAGYASCSILMPRSYVLIEAQRASGDNVPEISSVIAHVAQFFNVSTEAARWRLSHLGILGDLKAKRQLTLW is encoded by the coding sequence ATGAGGTGGATCTCGTGCCACACAGGGGCGTTTCCGAAGCGGTTGTACTTCGAGAATCTCTCTGAGCTGGACCGAGAGTGCGAGCGGCTTCTCGCCGACGTTTACTACCGTAAATTCGGTAAGGAGTTCACGCCGCCGCTCGACGATGACTCACTGCAAGTTCTGGTCGAAGAATATGCAGACGTCGACCTCTACGCTACGTTGCCACGCTCGGTAGAAGGCGAAACGGAGTTCCGCCCTGGCCAGCGCCCACTGGTAAAGATAAGTGAGTCGCTTAGTTCCAACGAGCAGAGACGCAATCGCATGAGAACGACCATTGCTCACGAGTGGTTCCACGCCGTCTACCACCGTTATGCATGGGAACTTCGCTGGGCTCGCGCCCGTGTACGGACTGGGCAGGAGGAAAGTGGCGGATCGTGCCACGAAGACACCATTATCGGTGCGCCCGAGGACAACTGGACTGAATTCCAGGCGGGTTACGCGAGTTGCTCCATTCTAATGCCTAGAAGTTATGTGCTTATAGAGGCTCAACGTGCGTCTGGCGACAACGTCCCCGAGATAAGCAGCGTCATCGCGCATGTCGCGCAGTTCTTCAACGTGTCCACTGAGGCCGCACGATGGCGCCTTAGTCACTTGGGAATTCTGGGAGACTTGAAGGCCAAACGTCAGCTTACACTCTGGTGA
- a CDS encoding DUF4041 domain-containing protein, translating to MEILLVVLLLGALAAVAFFASKAKKADDALRQANQAKAGLDKQIASLQKHVKRLSRYETVIEAEEAAASIRAKAETWAVEARAQAEVAATQMKTEARREADRLVAEAKTTNAQARASAQAAASQASADAARTIAEANRRAEEIAAGALEAMRDSKRLEQTVQAMKNVIEGYGDRYVMPTAGLLDDLAEEFGFAEAGQRLKAAREKVRNMIKQGTAATCDYVEANRRTTAIEFVLDAFNGKTDAILADVRHDNHGTLQQKIRDVFTLVNHNGRAFRDARILPEYLEARLEELRWAVVAQELKLKEREEQRLIKERIREEERAQREFEKALKEAEKEQETIRKAMDKARRDVDKASAEERAKYEEKLRELSEKLRLAEEKNKRALSMAQQTKSGYVYVISNIGSFGENVYKIGMTRRLEPLDRVRELGDASVPFEFDVHALIPSEDAPALEHALHERFVRSQVNKVNPRKEFFRVALHDIRQELEQMKVDGTWTIAAEAREFRETQAIERAMAEKRFDEKAWLEMQAKAEAASVGERELVEATA from the coding sequence GTGGAGATTCTTCTCGTTGTCCTCCTGCTCGGCGCGCTCGCGGCCGTAGCGTTCTTCGCGTCGAAGGCGAAGAAGGCTGACGACGCTCTTCGACAAGCGAACCAGGCGAAGGCCGGTCTCGACAAGCAGATCGCAAGCCTGCAGAAGCACGTGAAGCGCCTGAGCCGCTACGAGACGGTAATCGAAGCGGAAGAAGCGGCGGCTTCCATTCGCGCGAAGGCAGAGACGTGGGCAGTGGAGGCACGAGCGCAAGCCGAAGTGGCGGCGACGCAGATGAAGACCGAAGCTCGGCGCGAGGCGGATCGTCTCGTCGCAGAAGCAAAGACGACCAACGCGCAGGCACGTGCGTCAGCCCAAGCAGCCGCGTCTCAGGCGTCGGCCGATGCTGCCCGTACCATCGCTGAGGCGAACCGGCGCGCAGAGGAGATCGCTGCTGGCGCCCTCGAAGCCATGCGCGACTCGAAGCGCCTCGAGCAGACCGTGCAGGCGATGAAGAACGTCATCGAGGGGTACGGCGACCGCTACGTGATGCCCACTGCTGGACTACTCGATGATCTCGCCGAGGAGTTCGGGTTCGCGGAGGCCGGGCAGCGTCTCAAGGCGGCCCGCGAGAAGGTCCGCAACATGATCAAGCAGGGCACGGCCGCGACCTGCGACTACGTGGAGGCGAACCGGCGCACGACCGCCATCGAGTTCGTGCTCGACGCCTTCAACGGCAAGACCGACGCGATCCTCGCCGACGTGAGGCACGACAACCACGGCACCCTGCAGCAGAAAATCCGCGACGTGTTCACGCTCGTGAACCACAACGGCCGCGCGTTCCGCGACGCCCGGATCCTGCCCGAGTACTTGGAGGCGCGGCTCGAGGAGCTGCGCTGGGCCGTCGTCGCGCAGGAGCTGAAGCTCAAGGAGCGTGAAGAGCAGAGGCTCATCAAGGAGCGAATCCGCGAGGAGGAGCGAGCGCAGCGCGAGTTCGAGAAGGCGTTGAAGGAGGCCGAGAAGGAGCAAGAGACGATCCGGAAGGCGATGGATAAGGCGCGGCGTGACGTCGACAAGGCGAGCGCGGAAGAACGCGCGAAGTACGAGGAGAAGCTGCGCGAGCTGTCCGAGAAACTTCGCCTCGCCGAGGAGAAGAACAAGCGGGCGCTGTCGATGGCGCAGCAGACGAAGAGCGGGTACGTCTACGTGATCTCGAACATCGGCTCGTTCGGGGAAAACGTCTACAAGATCGGCATGACCCGACGTCTCGAGCCGCTCGATCGTGTCCGTGAGCTCGGCGATGCGAGCGTGCCGTTCGAGTTCGACGTGCATGCGTTGATCCCGAGCGAGGATGCACCTGCCCTCGAGCACGCGCTCCACGAGCGGTTTGTCCGGAGCCAGGTGAACAAGGTGAACCCGCGGAAGGAGTTCTTCCGCGTGGCGTTACACGACATCCGCCAGGAGCTCGAGCAGATGAAGGTGGACGGGACGTGGACGATCGCGGCGGAGGCGCGGGAGTTCCGCGAGACGCAGGCGATCGAGCGGGCGATGGCGGAGAAGCGGTTCGATGAGAAGGCGTGGCTCGAGATGCAGGCGAAGGCGGAAGCAGCCTCGGTAGGCGAACGGGAGCTCGTCGAGGCCACGGCGTAG
- a CDS encoding helicase C-terminal domain-containing protein: MLDDAHAGIEEVRDAFTIRLPFKSDLAQRIRKLLEGPLRAWMPGIWTGVVREDLAALLEVPYWIWRPLVPDVRELLADHAKDDQLKFVWGHLRDRLEFCRCIVGGEGIEITPDVPPVEAVRAFEEAKHRLFMSATLADDSALVRELGCAEDAAAAPVEPVSDAGVGERMVLVPTLIDKTLTREWLMTWCANMATKAKRAVVVLCPSKAMANEWAKHGAKAVAGEDVDQTVIGLRDGTIKMAAFANRYDGVDLPDDACRVLVIDGMPFGESMTTRHDATIPGRPSASQNRLVHRIEQGMGRAVRSHVDYAVVVLAGPDLASFMSRGEVLTLFNPATRAQLDLARRLADISLAETASGGPEVAFTNLALACIKRDQSWKDFYDAEVRQVAKGKRPINKELIKLAAMERTAAKLALHDPQGACDLICQNTRPPLVNDDRALGWYLQLAASYQFSANEAKALKLQAGAHAKNHRVFAPPRGTAVRPADPGRVEVPAAILRWYAGFENPNGAVAAVQALRARLSFGASYVTFERAVAELAEVVGAAGSQPESDFGEGPDDLWLWPDVSLVIECKNEEAGTTLPKKHSGQLHDSLKWFKDSYPTRTPTPVIVARASTGHEKAHFPHGTRVITPKKLEEFVDAVEKFVAALAKRPPAQWKPNEVAQLAAQTGVASENFVGKYTVALE, from the coding sequence GTGCTCGACGACGCCCATGCGGGCATCGAAGAAGTACGCGACGCCTTCACGATTCGGCTGCCCTTCAAGTCGGACCTCGCCCAGCGCATCCGCAAGCTCCTCGAAGGACCGTTGCGTGCGTGGATGCCTGGCATCTGGACCGGAGTGGTCCGGGAGGATCTCGCTGCGCTGCTGGAGGTGCCGTACTGGATCTGGCGACCGCTCGTCCCCGATGTCCGCGAACTTCTCGCCGACCACGCGAAGGACGACCAGCTCAAGTTCGTCTGGGGTCATCTGCGCGATCGGCTGGAGTTTTGCCGGTGCATCGTCGGGGGTGAAGGGATCGAGATCACGCCGGACGTCCCTCCGGTGGAGGCCGTTCGTGCTTTCGAGGAAGCGAAGCACCGGCTGTTCATGTCGGCGACGCTTGCCGATGACTCCGCTCTTGTCCGAGAACTCGGATGCGCGGAGGACGCGGCGGCGGCTCCCGTCGAGCCGGTCTCCGATGCTGGCGTCGGCGAGCGCATGGTTCTCGTTCCCACGCTCATCGACAAGACGCTCACGCGAGAGTGGCTGATGACCTGGTGCGCGAATATGGCCACCAAGGCCAAGCGCGCCGTAGTCGTGCTCTGCCCGTCGAAGGCGATGGCGAACGAGTGGGCAAAGCACGGAGCCAAGGCGGTTGCCGGTGAAGACGTAGACCAAACGGTCATCGGTCTCCGCGATGGAACGATCAAGATGGCGGCCTTCGCGAACCGCTACGACGGCGTCGATCTCCCCGACGACGCCTGCCGCGTTCTCGTCATCGACGGGATGCCCTTCGGCGAGAGCATGACGACTCGGCACGATGCAACGATCCCAGGCAGGCCGAGCGCGTCGCAGAACCGACTGGTTCATCGGATCGAGCAGGGGATGGGCCGTGCGGTTCGTTCTCACGTGGACTACGCGGTCGTAGTGCTCGCAGGCCCCGATCTGGCGAGCTTCATGTCGCGTGGGGAGGTGCTTACGCTCTTCAACCCGGCCACACGAGCCCAGCTCGATCTCGCTCGTCGACTCGCGGACATCAGCCTCGCGGAGACGGCCTCTGGAGGTCCGGAGGTTGCGTTTACCAACCTAGCTCTCGCGTGCATCAAGCGTGACCAGTCGTGGAAGGACTTTTACGACGCCGAAGTGCGCCAGGTCGCGAAGGGCAAGAGGCCGATCAACAAGGAGTTGATCAAGCTCGCGGCCATGGAGCGCACGGCTGCGAAACTTGCTCTTCATGATCCGCAAGGCGCGTGCGATCTAATCTGCCAGAATACCCGGCCGCCTCTCGTCAACGACGACCGTGCGCTCGGCTGGTACTTGCAGCTTGCCGCCAGCTACCAGTTCTCAGCAAACGAAGCGAAGGCTCTGAAGTTGCAGGCTGGAGCTCACGCCAAGAACCACCGTGTGTTCGCACCGCCGAGAGGGACGGCCGTGCGCCCGGCCGATCCTGGCCGCGTCGAGGTGCCAGCCGCGATCCTCCGGTGGTACGCGGGTTTCGAGAATCCGAACGGGGCCGTTGCTGCGGTGCAGGCCCTACGGGCGCGGCTCTCCTTCGGAGCGTCGTACGTGACGTTTGAGCGAGCCGTCGCGGAACTTGCGGAGGTCGTGGGTGCCGCAGGGAGTCAGCCCGAGAGCGACTTCGGGGAAGGCCCTGACGATCTCTGGCTGTGGCCCGACGTCAGCCTCGTGATCGAGTGCAAGAACGAGGAGGCGGGCACGACCCTGCCGAAGAAGCATTCGGGTCAGCTCCACGACAGCCTCAAGTGGTTCAAGGACTCCTACCCAACACGAACGCCGACTCCGGTGATCGTCGCCCGAGCTTCGACGGGTCACGAGAAGGCCCACTTCCCGCACGGGACACGAGTGATCACGCCGAAGAAGCTCGAAGAGTTCGTCGACGCCGTGGAGAAATTCGTCGCGGCGCTCGCGAAGAGGCCCCCCGCGCAGTGGAAGCCGAACGAGGTGGCGCAACTCGCTGCCCAAACGGGCGTCGCATCCGAGAACTTCGTGGGCAAGTACACCGTCGCGCTGGAGTAG